One genomic region from Colletotrichum lupini chromosome 7, complete sequence encodes:
- a CDS encoding transcription factor IIA, translated as MSNNAVGNVYSQIIDEVINSSRVDFEEGGVDESVLEELKKGWQEKLTQLEVAAFPWDPVKEAPAPPAPPPTTAAPPPAAPYSQAQLSPQLPVPGLPLPGGNPAQQASNMPVKEEPYIKPEPGMQNVPMPPSQQDSAGLAAYRAAQHVRGQFGEKGAASMNAIQASATNRPANQPPLPQMPGQPQQQQQQQYRPGVPQQGQPQQRPPSNGQPGVNPSQTDGAGDDFDFEGVLLQRNPDGSQREIGRVDIDRMIHARIAANAKSMEGGGLMLPLKEATRHSSAATARSKGKEHGGIAGYDGYDDDEVDEDAINSDLDDPDEDKDDDEVDDEGLGHIMLCMYDKVQRVKNKWKCVLKDGVLTVNGKEYVFHKATGEYEW; from the coding sequence ATGTCTAACAACGCGGTGGGTAACGTCTACTCACAGATCATCGATGAGGTGATAAATTCTTCTCGGGTCGATTTCGAGGAGGGTGGTGTTGATGAGAGCGTGCTCGAAGAGTTGAAGAAGGGATGGCAGGAAAAACTCACTCAACTCGAGGTCGCGGCGTTTCCATGGGACCCCGTCAAGGAAGCTCCAGCTCCTCCTGCACCACCTCCGACTACGGCCGCACCCCCGCCTGCGGCTCCATACTCTCAGGCCCAGCTCAGTCCGCAACTCCCAGTACCTGGTCTACCTCTGCCTGGCGGAAACCCGGCTCAACAGGCCAGTAACATGCCTGTAAAGGAGGAGCCTTACATCAAGCCGGAGCCTGGCATGCAGAATGTGCCGATGCCGCCATCTCAACAAGATAGCGCTGGACTTGCAGCTTACCGAGCCGCTCAACATGTGCGCGGTCAGTTTGGCGAGAAAGGCGCCGCCTCCATGAACGCCATACAAGCCTCGGCGACCAATAGGCCTGCCAACCAACCGCCTCTGCCCCAGATGCCCGGCCAgcctcagcagcagcagcaacagcagtaTCGCCCGGGAGTTCCTCAACAGGGTCAGCCTCAGCAGCGTCCACCTAGCAATGGTCAGCCAGGTGTGAATCCCTCGCAGACCGACGGTGCTGGTGACGACTTCGACTTTGAAGGTGTTCTGCTCCAACGCAACCCTGATGGGTCTCAACGCGAGATTGGACGTGTTGATATTGATCGCATGATCCACGCGCGGATTGCTGCCAATGCCAAGAGCATGGAGGGCGGCGGCTTGATGCTGCCTCTTAAGGAAGCCACGAGGCATTCGTCGGCTGCCACGGCGCGATCCAAGGGCAAGGAACATGGTGGAATTGCCGGTTACGATGGTTATGATGATGACGAAGTTGACGAAGACGCAATTAACTCAGATCTTGACGACCCTGATGAAGACAAGGATGACGACGAGGTCGACGATGAGGGTCTTGGACATATCATGCTTTGCATGTACGACAAGGTCCAGCGCGTCAAGAACAAGTGGAAGTGCGTCCTCAAGGATGGTGTTCTCACCGTCAACGGCAAGGAGTACGTCTTCCACAAGGCCACTGGCGAGTACGAGTGGTAA